CAATGGCTGTTTTGATTTGCTCCATGCGGGCCATGTGCGCTACCTGAATGCGGCGCGTGCGTTGGGGCGATCGTTGGTGGTGGGGTTGAACAGTGATCAATCGGTGGCGGGCTTGAAACCAGCGCGGCCCGGATTTCCCCCTCGCCCGATCGTGCCCCAGACCCAGCGGGCGGAGGTGTTGTTGGCGCTGCGGGCGGTGGCGGCGGTGGTGATTTTTGAGCAACCCACAGCCACGGCACTGATCGAAGCGTTGCAGCCCGATATCTATGTCAAAGGGGGCGATTATCGGGTGGAAACCTTGCCGGAAGCGCCGGCCGTCTTTGCCGGAGGTGGCCGCATTGAGCTGGTGAAAATTGAAGTGCCCAGCAGCACCAGCGGTTTGGTGGAGCGGATTTTGGCGGCCCGTCCCCAGGAGCCATAGGCCATGGCGGAGGATTGGGCTGCGGAGTTGGCCCCCAGCAGCGCCACGGAACCTTGGTCAGTGGCCACCCTCAACCAGTGGCTGAAGGATTGCGTGGAGGCGGAACCGGCGCTTCATCGGGTTTGGGTGATTGGGGAGGTGTCCAGCGCCAAGCCATTTCCCAGCGGCATCTATTTCACTTTGACCGATCGGGAGGCAACGGCCGCGATCGGCTGCGTGGTGTGGCGAGGTCAGGTCGATCGACTGGCGAGCTTGCCCGAACCGGGTCAGCAGGTGATCGCCTTGGGAGAATTGCAGCTTTGGCCCAAACGGGGCGAGCTGAAGCTAGTGACCTGGCAACTGCTGCCGGCCGGGGCGGGTTTGCAGGCGCTGCGAATGCAACAGCTCCACGATCGCCTGGCCGCCGAAGGGTTGTTTGATCCCGATCGCCGTCGGC
This sequence is a window from Limnothrix sp. FACHB-406. Protein-coding genes within it:
- a CDS encoding adenylyltransferase/cytidyltransferase family protein; translated protein: MVSDLAGLQRAIAQDPDRWRPLVFTNGCFDLLHAGHVRYLNAARALGRSLVVGLNSDQSVAGLKPARPGFPPRPIVPQTQRAEVLLALRAVAAVVIFEQPTATALIEALQPDIYVKGGDYRVETLPEAPAVFAGGGRIELVKIEVPSSTSGLVERILAARPQEP